A window of the Jeotgalibacillus aurantiacus genome harbors these coding sequences:
- a CDS encoding nitroreductase family protein — protein sequence MMNKTKINDYQEIITGRRSIRHYDLNVKISKEEMTEILQEATLAPSSVNLQPWRFVVIDSEEGKETLKPLAKFNQSQVETSSAVIAVFVDMNSLDYTDDIYNTAVEKGYMPAEVRDRQVPAIKEMLGAVPEETLREMNLIDAGLVSMQLMLSARAFGYDTNPIGGYEKDKIAEAYGMDKDRYYPVMLISIGKAADKGYPSVRLPIEEITSWK from the coding sequence ATCATGAATAAAACTAAAATTAACGACTACCAGGAAATTATCACAGGACGCCGTTCCATTCGTCATTATGATCTGAACGTCAAAATCAGCAAGGAAGAAATGACAGAGATTCTCCAGGAGGCAACACTTGCCCCGTCTTCTGTGAACCTGCAGCCGTGGCGATTCGTCGTGATCGACAGTGAGGAAGGAAAGGAAACGTTAAAGCCACTGGCTAAGTTTAACCAGTCACAGGTCGAAACGTCTTCTGCTGTGATCGCTGTATTTGTGGATATGAACAGCCTTGATTACACAGACGACATTTACAATACAGCCGTTGAAAAAGGATATATGCCTGCCGAGGTCAGAGACAGACAGGTTCCGGCGATCAAAGAAATGCTTGGTGCAGTACCTGAAGAAACGCTGCGTGAAATGAACCTGATCGACGCAGGCCTGGTGTCCATGCAGCTGATGCTGTCCGCCCGCGCATTCGGATATGACACAAACCCGATTGGCGGTTACGAAAAGGATAAAATTGCAGAAGCATACGGTATGGACAAAGACCGCTACTATCCGGTCATGCTCATTTCAATCGGTAAAGCAGCAGACAAGGGCTACCCATCTGTCCGACTGCCAATCGAAGAAATTACGAGTTGGAAATAA
- a CDS encoding putative quinol monooxygenase: MIIIQAILTAKEGHEAALREVVQDVVAPSRLESGCVLYTLHESTENEGTFVFYEKWADQEAFEAHMNSEHYLAYREKSAAHTESRVVHRLKEL; encoded by the coding sequence ATGATCATTATTCAGGCGATTTTAACTGCAAAAGAAGGACATGAAGCAGCATTGCGTGAGGTTGTGCAAGATGTTGTTGCCCCTTCGCGTTTGGAGTCAGGGTGTGTACTATATACACTTCATGAATCAACAGAAAATGAAGGTACGTTCGTGTTTTACGAAAAATGGGCGGATCAGGAGGCCTTCGAGGCACATATGAATTCGGAGCATTATCTTGCCTATCGTGAGAAGAGTGCGGCGCACACAGAGTCGAGGGTGGTTCACCGGTTAAAGGAATTATAA
- a CDS encoding putative quinol monooxygenase: MIIILADLTINPEKEQAFREAVKPLVAASQKEEGNISYSLKQDVENPAHFTMVEMWESAEAIQKHNEAEHFKAFSAQAAGFLAGPVTVRSFDANELK, from the coding sequence ATGATTATCATATTAGCCGATTTAACCATTAACCCTGAAAAGGAACAGGCTTTTCGCGAAGCGGTCAAGCCGCTCGTTGCAGCGTCTCAAAAAGAGGAAGGCAATATCTCTTATTCTTTGAAGCAGGACGTTGAAAACCCTGCGCACTTTACCATGGTCGAAATGTGGGAAAGTGCTGAGGCGATTCAAAAGCACAACGAAGCGGAACACTTTAAAGCTTTTTCAGCTCAAGCAGCCGGATTTTTAGCTGGACCTGTGACCGTGAGAAGCTTTGATGCGAATGAACTGAAGTAA
- a CDS encoding MBL fold metallo-hydrolase yields the protein MMTQQLIHLSDNTAYMTPVSETDRPILMAVRGDRHTLLIDGGNSVAHAQLFLQHLKEAGFPAPTLTVVTHWHWDHIFGLAALSTPIISSGDTKKAMEELVDFTWDDQAIDERVASGVEIEFCAKAIKEEFQEERDIRIVLPDILFEDELTLDLGGITCILRQVGGDHAEDSVVVYVKEEKLLFLADCTAQKMYAPKWYYDAENTVKLLDTLDQFDAETYVYSHWKPASKEEFQKEATLLRTLAELVTKHEGNREDMVRALEVRLEKSPEEDELEVLDYFVNGWHK from the coding sequence ATGATGACACAGCAATTGATTCATTTATCAGATAACACCGCCTACATGACGCCTGTCAGTGAAACAGACCGGCCGATTTTAATGGCTGTCAGAGGGGATCGCCATACGCTTTTGATTGATGGAGGAAATTCCGTAGCACATGCGCAGCTGTTTTTACAGCATTTAAAAGAAGCGGGGTTTCCTGCACCGACCTTAACCGTCGTGACGCACTGGCACTGGGATCACATTTTCGGACTCGCTGCCCTCTCCACCCCGATCATTTCCTCCGGTGATACGAAAAAAGCGATGGAAGAGCTCGTTGATTTCACATGGGATGATCAGGCAATTGACGAACGGGTGGCTTCAGGTGTGGAAATTGAATTTTGCGCCAAAGCGATCAAGGAGGAGTTTCAAGAGGAGCGGGATATTCGTATTGTACTGCCGGATATTCTTTTTGAAGATGAACTGACACTTGATTTAGGCGGCATCACATGCATACTGAGACAGGTTGGCGGGGATCATGCAGAGGATAGTGTGGTCGTCTATGTAAAAGAAGAAAAACTTCTCTTTCTGGCCGACTGCACGGCCCAGAAAATGTACGCGCCAAAGTGGTATTATGACGCTGAAAACACAGTGAAGCTCCTGGATACGCTCGATCAATTTGATGCCGAAACGTACGTTTACTCCCATTGGAAGCCGGCTTCAAAAGAGGAGTTTCAGAAAGAGGCCACACTTTTACGGACGCTGGCTGAACTCGTTACAAAGCACGAGGGAAATCGTGAGGACATGGTCAGAGCGCTTGAGGTGCGTCTTGAGAAATCACCCGAGGAAGATGAGCTTGAAGTACTCGATTATTTTGTCAATGGATGGCATAAATAA
- a CDS encoding glutathione ABC transporter substrate-binding protein — protein MRKTWMLTAMIVLTLILSACAGGSESSSSEGSSSNGGGELVIATLSDAVSMDVHLTNDIPSANMQIQVYERLVTQDENAEIQPALAESWETIDDVTWEFKLREGVEFHDRTPFNAEAVKVNFDRILDEEIGSPRAVQFEMVESVEVVDDYTVRFNLSYPFAPLLANLSNVGGSIVSPASIEADYEAMANGEQPGTYVNNNPAGTGFLKFDSWTPGEEMILAKNEDYWDGPVDYDSVKFQIVPEGSTRVANLETGYAHIIDPLAPNEAARVEQLENASLTTQDSVGLNYIGFNLEKEPFNDVRVRQAISMAINKEEIINGIYDGYGTVATGPLAPPVPNAANDLPGLEYDVEQAKALLAEAGYENGFDTTIWTNDNPERENIAVAVQDALSQIGVNVEVEVLEWGAYLDQTAQGNHDMFILGWSNQNANADNGLYSLFHSSQIGSAGNRFMLRDEEIDANLEEARQTNDEAVQAQLYRDAQERLIELAPMIYLQHQTYLAGHADNVEGFWMNPSGLYQLKDVVINES, from the coding sequence ATGAGAAAAACTTGGATGTTAACGGCAATGATTGTATTAACGCTTATCTTATCAGCATGTGCGGGCGGCAGTGAATCGTCCTCATCTGAAGGATCCTCTTCAAATGGCGGTGGCGAGCTTGTCATTGCCACTCTGTCAGATGCGGTGTCCATGGATGTTCATTTAACAAACGATATCCCGTCTGCCAATATGCAGATTCAGGTGTATGAACGCCTCGTGACGCAGGATGAAAATGCTGAAATTCAGCCGGCTCTTGCAGAATCCTGGGAAACAATTGATGATGTAACGTGGGAATTTAAGCTTCGGGAAGGTGTGGAGTTTCATGACAGAACCCCTTTTAACGCGGAGGCTGTAAAAGTAAACTTTGATCGCATTTTAGATGAGGAAATCGGTTCTCCCCGGGCTGTTCAGTTTGAAATGGTCGAAAGCGTCGAGGTTGTGGATGATTACACGGTTCGCTTTAACTTGAGTTACCCATTTGCTCCACTTTTAGCAAACCTGTCAAACGTAGGTGGCTCGATTGTGAGTCCGGCTTCCATTGAAGCAGACTATGAAGCGATGGCAAACGGCGAGCAGCCAGGAACGTATGTGAATAACAACCCTGCAGGTACCGGCTTCTTAAAATTTGATAGCTGGACGCCGGGTGAGGAAATGATTTTAGCAAAAAACGAGGATTATTGGGATGGTCCGGTTGACTACGATTCTGTAAAATTTCAGATCGTACCGGAAGGCTCAACGCGCGTCGCCAACCTTGAAACAGGTTATGCCCATATCATTGATCCACTCGCGCCAAATGAAGCAGCACGTGTCGAACAGCTTGAAAATGCTTCTCTGACCACTCAGGACAGCGTCGGATTAAATTATATCGGTTTTAATTTAGAAAAAGAGCCTTTTAATGATGTTCGCGTAAGACAGGCGATTTCAATGGCCATCAACAAAGAGGAAATCATCAACGGAATTTATGACGGTTACGGAACGGTCGCGACAGGTCCACTTGCGCCGCCGGTACCAAACGCAGCCAATGATCTGCCGGGTCTCGAATATGATGTGGAGCAGGCGAAGGCATTGCTTGCAGAAGCCGGCTATGAAAACGGATTTGACACAACAATCTGGACCAATGACAATCCGGAGCGCGAAAATATCGCAGTTGCAGTACAGGACGCTCTTTCACAAATCGGCGTAAATGTTGAGGTTGAAGTGCTGGAGTGGGGTGCTTACCTCGATCAGACAGCACAGGGTAATCACGACATGTTCATTCTCGGATGGTCCAACCAGAATGCGAACGCAGATAACGGACTGTATTCACTGTTCCACTCATCACAAATTGGTTCAGCAGGAAACCGTTTTATGCTGCGCGATGAAGAGATTGATGCCAACCTTGAAGAAGCCAGACAAACGAATGATGAAGCTGTGCAGGCTCAACTATACCGCGATGCACAGGAACGTCTGATTGAGCTCGCACCGATGATTTACCTGCAGCACCAGACTTATCTGGCTGGCCACGCTGACAATGTGGAAGGCTTCTGGATGAACCCAAGCGGCCTTTACCAGTTGAAGGATGTAGTGATTAACGAGTCGTAA
- a CDS encoding GNAT family N-acetyltransferase, translating to MESMPEKNLFMMCREIKRTAFSSMPEGFTIRSMKKEDMEAWLAMPFDDEATAKEYRSFMVDYFNRVYLQDEEQFYNKTLFVFNEQNQPVATCATWKAYGEFTTIHWFKVIKEYEGQGIGRALLTINMDGLNSCDYPVYLHTQPESFRAIKLYSDFGFQLLTDKRFGTRDNHLEECLSYLEKVMPSQDFHQLTLTEAPADFKKALKDVVTEEF from the coding sequence ATGGAAAGCATGCCGGAAAAAAATCTGTTTATGATGTGCAGAGAGATTAAGCGGACTGCATTCAGCTCTATGCCTGAAGGCTTTACTATAAGGTCGATGAAAAAGGAGGATATGGAGGCATGGCTGGCAATGCCTTTTGATGATGAGGCTACGGCGAAAGAATACCGGTCATTTATGGTGGATTATTTCAACCGCGTGTATCTTCAGGATGAAGAACAGTTTTATAACAAAACTTTATTTGTTTTTAATGAGCAAAACCAGCCAGTCGCAACCTGTGCAACATGGAAAGCTTATGGGGAATTTACAACCATTCACTGGTTTAAGGTGATAAAGGAATACGAGGGACAAGGCATAGGCAGAGCGTTGTTGACGATTAATATGGATGGGTTGAATAGTTGTGACTATCCTGTTTATCTGCACACTCAGCCTGAAAGCTTCAGAGCGATAAAGCTTTATTCAGACTTTGGTTTTCAACTGCTCACAGATAAACGTTTTGGAACAAGGGACAATCATCTCGAAGAATGCTTGTCCTATTTAGAAAAAGTTATGCCTTCGCAGGACTTTCATCAGCTGACTTTGACAGAAGCGCCGGCGGATTTCAAGAAAGCATTGAAGGATGTAGTGACGGAGGAGTTTTGA
- a CDS encoding LysR family transcriptional regulator yields MIDFEWYRSFIHVYQQRSVSAAARVRFLTQPAISQHIAALEAEVGESLFIRAPREMIPTDKGKEIYTQVIGLIDRLEEISLEAKHQAGADLTRPLLKFGGPVEYVSKRVIPNLPMEAAQFIATFGLADSLTERLVNRELDFIISTKRSRESGVQYIPIETEHFVIVAPASVDEPVGDLNEWLDQQSWLSFGLELPIIRRYYQTHFGQRPTFRPDLILPNMEAILSGIKAGHGISVLPSYFIEEAVKLGQVRVVAPERSATNVIYLAYRTESRHDPMIQKLVDALKSE; encoded by the coding sequence ATGATTGATTTTGAATGGTACAGGAGTTTTATACATGTTTATCAGCAGCGATCGGTTTCCGCAGCAGCCCGCGTACGCTTTTTGACGCAGCCGGCCATCAGTCAGCATATTGCGGCACTGGAGGCGGAAGTTGGGGAATCTCTTTTCATTCGTGCGCCAAGGGAAATGATTCCGACTGATAAGGGTAAGGAGATTTATACGCAGGTGATTGGACTGATTGACCGTTTGGAGGAAATTTCATTGGAGGCGAAGCATCAGGCTGGCGCCGATCTGACACGACCTCTTTTAAAATTTGGCGGTCCGGTTGAATATGTATCAAAACGCGTGATCCCCAATTTACCTATGGAGGCTGCACAATTCATCGCAACATTTGGGCTGGCGGATTCTCTGACAGAGCGACTTGTCAATCGAGAGCTGGACTTTATTATTTCTACAAAACGGAGCAGGGAATCAGGCGTTCAATATATTCCGATTGAAACAGAACATTTTGTGATTGTTGCACCTGCATCCGTAGATGAACCAGTTGGTGATCTAAATGAATGGCTGGATCAGCAAAGCTGGCTGAGCTTCGGTCTTGAACTGCCCATTATCCGCCGCTATTATCAGACTCATTTCGGTCAGCGGCCCACGTTCCGCCCAGATCTGATCCTGCCAAATATGGAAGCCATTTTGTCCGGTATTAAAGCAGGCCACGGTATCAGTGTCCTGCCGTCCTATTTTATAGAAGAAGCGGTGAAACTTGGTCAAGTGCGGGTCGTTGCGCCGGAGCGAAGCGCAACCAATGTCATCTATCTGGCCTATCGCACTGAAAGCAGGCATGACCCGATGATCCAAAAGCTGGTTGATGCTTTGAAAAGTGAGTGA
- a CDS encoding type 1 glutamine amidotransferase domain-containing protein — protein sequence MTKKVLMVLTNASEMKDGHKTGLWLSEFGEAYVEFDREGYDITVASPAGGQTPVDARSLEGEVSEDILETKRHLENTIDLRTIEDFSAYDAIFLPGGHGTMFDLPGSEVLGRALRELYEADKTVAAVCHGPAGLVGATLSDGSPLVKGKTIATFTDEEERATGLDIYMPFMLETRLRELGANVVLADNFTANVQVDGKLITGQNPQSTVGVAKAVIDSLNG from the coding sequence ATGACGAAAAAAGTATTAATGGTTTTAACAAACGCATCTGAAATGAAGGATGGACATAAAACGGGTCTCTGGCTTTCTGAATTTGGTGAAGCCTATGTGGAATTTGATCGTGAAGGTTACGACATCACAGTGGCGAGTCCGGCAGGCGGTCAAACACCAGTCGATGCACGCAGTCTTGAAGGAGAAGTGTCAGAGGACATTCTTGAAACAAAGCGCCATCTTGAAAACACTATTGACTTAAGAACAATTGAGGATTTCAGCGCTTATGATGCGATCTTTCTTCCAGGTGGACACGGTACGATGTTTGATCTGCCAGGCAGTGAGGTACTTGGCCGCGCCCTTCGTGAGTTATATGAAGCAGATAAAACGGTTGCCGCAGTGTGCCACGGTCCTGCCGGTTTAGTTGGGGCGACGCTATCAGACGGGTCACCTCTTGTAAAAGGCAAAACAATTGCCACATTTACTGACGAAGAAGAGCGTGCAACAGGGCTGGATATTTATATGCCATTTATGCTTGAAACACGTCTTCGCGAGCTTGGTGCTAACGTTGTTTTAGCCGATAACTTCACGGCAAACGTTCAAGTGGACGGTAAGCTGATCACAGGTCAGAATCCACAATCAACCGTTGGCGTGGCAAAAGCTGTTATTGATTCGCTAAACGGGTAA
- a CDS encoding NIPSNAP family protein, translated as MFYRRKYYLVKNEFVDAFNQHFNDTNLPNQLKNGSRLVGRWMRKQDENLTEIFAIWEYDHYDQYVEIETRIKQNEAHVQRIRDWYEKHGGRDYIYKELIVEVKNEALESTVSL; from the coding sequence ATGTTCTATCGCAGAAAATACTATCTCGTAAAAAATGAATTTGTTGATGCTTTCAACCAGCATTTTAATGATACAAACCTGCCCAACCAGCTTAAAAATGGCTCTCGCCTGGTTGGACGCTGGATGAGAAAACAGGATGAGAATCTGACCGAAATCTTTGCCATTTGGGAATACGATCATTATGACCAGTATGTAGAAATCGAAACGCGGATCAAGCAGAATGAGGCACACGTCCAAAGGATCCGGGACTGGTATGAAAAGCACGGCGGGAGAGACTATATTTACAAAGAACTTATTGTCGAAGTGAAAAATGAGGCTTTAGAGAGCACGGTCTCACTGTAG
- a CDS encoding SDR family oxidoreductase produces MKVLVIGANGQVGKHLVAKIQDTGDIKAKAMIRKEEQVPYFEDLGAETVLTDLEKADIDEIAKAVEGTDAIVFTAGSGPKTGADKTMLIDLDAAVKTIEAAKKAGVKRYIMVSSFDTTREAIQSAPSSFAPYVVAKHYADVWLRATDLDYTIVHPGGLTNDAATGKVQAAENVGRGEIPREDVASVLLATLQNDSTIGKEFQVVSGETAVDDAVKVL; encoded by the coding sequence ATGAAAGTATTAGTGATTGGAGCAAATGGTCAGGTAGGGAAACATCTGGTGGCGAAAATTCAGGACACAGGTGACATTAAGGCAAAAGCGATGATCCGCAAAGAGGAGCAGGTTCCGTATTTTGAGGATCTGGGCGCTGAAACGGTGTTAACGGATCTTGAAAAAGCTGATATTGATGAGATTGCAAAAGCAGTTGAGGGAACGGATGCGATCGTCTTTACAGCAGGATCCGGTCCTAAGACAGGTGCTGATAAAACGATGCTGATTGACCTCGATGCTGCGGTGAAGACAATTGAAGCGGCTAAGAAAGCCGGCGTAAAGCGTTATATCATGGTCAGCTCGTTTGATACGACGCGTGAAGCGATTCAGTCTGCACCGTCCTCATTTGCACCGTATGTTGTCGCGAAGCATTACGCGGACGTCTGGTTACGTGCAACAGATCTCGATTACACGATTGTTCACCCTGGCGGACTGACAAATGACGCCGCAACCGGTAAAGTACAGGCAGCTGAAAATGTGGGACGCGGTGAAATCCCGCGTGAGGATGTCGCAAGCGTGCTGCTCGCAACGCTGCAAAACGACTCGACGATCGGAAAAGAATTTCAGGTAGTCAGCGGGGAAACCGCTGTTGACGATGCCGTGAAGGTTTTATAA
- a CDS encoding GNAT family N-acetyltransferase, whose amino-acid sequence MNIRPAQPQDIPQLIKMRWDFTIEHDETGKVKDTSYQVFEEECRAFLESAIEGQKWWIWVAEEEGKVLSHIYTELVEKVPRPGRVTYPIVFMTNVYTLPDYRGKGIGSKLLTAIHEWVEEHRYEFVIVWPSEDSVDYYERNGYNRATEPMEYFPES is encoded by the coding sequence ATGAACATCAGACCCGCACAACCACAAGACATCCCGCAACTGATTAAAATGAGGTGGGATTTTACGATTGAGCATGATGAGACAGGGAAGGTGAAGGATACCTCCTATCAGGTTTTTGAAGAGGAATGCAGGGCTTTTTTAGAGAGCGCGATTGAAGGTCAGAAGTGGTGGATCTGGGTGGCAGAAGAGGAAGGTAAGGTGCTTTCACACATTTACACGGAGCTGGTTGAGAAGGTGCCGCGTCCTGGCCGGGTAACGTATCCGATTGTGTTTATGACAAATGTATATACGCTGCCTGATTACAGAGGTAAAGGGATTGGCAGTAAGCTGCTGACAGCTATTCATGAGTGGGTTGAGGAGCATCGATATGAGTTTGTGATTGTCTGGCCGAGTGAAGACAGTGTAGACTATTACGAACGGAATGGCTATAACCGCGCCACGGAACCGATGGAATATTTCCCGGAGTCATAA
- a CDS encoding STAS domain-containing protein → MDEFERLRIENEALKSEIEDYKKMVKELSAPIIPSIVPNTILVPLNGTLSGERFLQIQQKVAEKIHHEDTSAVLIDFTGIDELDFDSSGEYQLLSNRMNDLVNVLKMMGAETIFVGFSPKLAQYLIQMNPVAFKETQVFSSFKAGLQYLLQKKKLKLTLQAE, encoded by the coding sequence ATGGACGAGTTTGAGAGATTAAGAATTGAAAATGAGGCATTAAAAAGTGAAATTGAAGATTATAAAAAGATGGTGAAGGAACTGTCTGCGCCGATCATTCCATCCATAGTGCCGAATACGATTCTCGTCCCGCTGAATGGCACGCTGAGTGGGGAGCGTTTTCTGCAGATTCAGCAGAAAGTGGCTGAAAAAATTCATCATGAGGATACGTCTGCTGTACTGATCGATTTTACAGGAATAGACGAGCTGGATTTTGACAGCAGCGGAGAGTATCAGCTGTTGAGTAATCGGATGAATGATCTGGTAAATGTACTGAAAATGATGGGAGCGGAGACGATCTTTGTGGGCTTTTCACCGAAGCTTGCTCAATATCTTATTCAGATGAATCCAGTAGCCTTTAAGGAAACGCAGGTGTTTTCCTCGTTTAAAGCAGGACTTCAATACCTGTTACAAAAGAAAAAATTAAAGCTTACTTTACAGGCAGAGTAA